The following coding sequences lie in one Deltaproteobacteria bacterium genomic window:
- a CDS encoding helix-turn-helix domain-containing protein, with translation MRYLTITDVAQLLGRSPAAVRNLAWRRKIPYHKPAGRLLFVKDEIDRWVLESPGVSLEEVLDRGSARRS, from the coding sequence ATGCGATATCTAACCATCACAGACGTGGCGCAACTTCTCGGGCGATCGCCGGCGGCCGTACGGAATCTGGCCTGGCGGCGGAAGATCCCGTACCACAAGCCGGCAGGCAGGCTTCTCTTTGTCAAGGATGAAATCGACAGATGGGTACTCGAGAGCCCGGGCGTCAGCCTTGAGGAGGTTTTAGACCGTGGATCTGCTAGAAGGTCTTAA
- a CDS encoding LssY C-terminal domain-containing protein, which produces MNQETPVVEPLDAVCSDSLYCFSPENRRGLNVPEFPGYLSCLDEDWIFQTRVDPDYYSPAEVAYIKRFRFSRSKNNRMRAHFESMDVPVLVPPKETVSGFVHTDADPGFKYVNVVLVGFESVEIFNIVVEVPGIKADYEEVDLDSLYSREEIVDCDEEELRAALEKMPCCTTNKRGTGKGDPLNLVFIGDVEDLLVALVGSGWDVTERMSSGSMWRTVKSFFLGKRYRHSPVSSLYVFGRRQDAAFQKARQSVNERNHLRLWLSPLRFKNKPVWIGQISRDIGVKFTLRVGFLTTHVIDPDVDNDRWYLIQNLVEAHALAKLGYVAGVGKAPPDNPKHNLGGDPYFTDGLRAVMVCTKFPVRFKDVELFDWEFPPQSEKYRDYLVRQVKPGRKESRPDRAAGFSHRRGTR; this is translated from the coding sequence GTGAATCAAGAAACTCCGGTTGTTGAGCCCCTTGACGCGGTCTGCTCGGACAGTCTATACTGCTTCTCACCGGAAAACCGCAGGGGTCTCAATGTTCCGGAGTTCCCGGGTTACCTCTCATGCCTTGACGAGGATTGGATCTTTCAGACCCGCGTCGACCCTGACTACTACTCTCCAGCCGAGGTGGCCTACATAAAGCGTTTCCGCTTCTCCAGATCCAAGAACAACAGGATGAGGGCTCACTTCGAGAGCATGGACGTGCCGGTGCTGGTCCCCCCGAAAGAGACGGTCTCGGGCTTTGTCCATACCGATGCAGATCCGGGGTTCAAGTACGTCAACGTGGTCCTCGTGGGGTTCGAGAGTGTGGAGATCTTCAATATAGTGGTCGAGGTGCCCGGGATAAAGGCCGATTACGAGGAGGTCGATCTCGACAGCCTGTACTCCCGGGAAGAGATCGTCGACTGCGACGAAGAGGAGTTACGGGCTGCTCTTGAAAAGATGCCGTGCTGTACGACCAACAAGAGGGGGACAGGCAAGGGGGACCCCTTGAACCTGGTCTTCATCGGGGACGTCGAGGATCTGCTCGTGGCGCTGGTCGGAAGCGGGTGGGACGTAACCGAGAGGATGTCCTCCGGCTCTATGTGGAGGACGGTGAAGTCCTTTTTCCTGGGCAAGCGTTACCGGCACTCCCCGGTGAGTTCACTCTATGTCTTCGGACGTCGGCAGGACGCGGCGTTCCAGAAGGCTCGCCAGTCAGTCAACGAGCGAAACCATCTCCGCCTCTGGCTGAGCCCGCTTCGTTTCAAGAACAAGCCCGTCTGGATCGGCCAGATAAGCCGCGATATCGGCGTCAAGTTCACCCTAAGGGTAGGTTTCCTTACGACCCACGTCATCGATCCGGACGTGGACAATGACCGATGGTACCTCATCCAGAACCTCGTCGAGGCACACGCCCTTGCCAAGCTCGGCTATGTCGCCGGAGTCGGCAAGGCTCCCCCGGATAACCCCAAGCACAACCTCGGTGGAGATCCTTATTTCACGGACGGTTTGCGTGCTGTTATGGTGTGCACGAAATTCCCCGTCAGGTTCAAGGATGTGGAACTCTTCGATTGGGAGTTCCCCCCTCAAAGTGAAAAGTACAGGGACTATCTGGTGCGCCAGGTCAAGCCCGGCAGAAAAGAAAGCCGCCCTGACCGGGCGGCTGGATTCTCTCATCGCAGGGGAACCAGATAA
- a CDS encoding XTP/dITP diphosphatase: MSEIVLATRNRGKVREIKGCLEREGWRAYSLEDFPEVGEVEEKGDTFTENALSKARTVARLTGRPALADDSGLEVDALDGKPGVLSARFAGQGATDEENNEKLLELLEGVPPERRGASFRCVLAIVWPSGEERIIEEDCRGMITSERRGTGGFGYDPLFFFPPLGKTFAELDQDEKNRVSHRGKALRRLKDVLRQEGEEGRSL; the protein is encoded by the coding sequence ATCTCAGAGATAGTCCTTGCAACTCGAAACAGGGGCAAGGTTCGTGAGATCAAGGGATGCCTTGAGAGGGAGGGCTGGCGGGCATACTCGTTAGAGGATTTCCCAGAGGTGGGGGAGGTGGAGGAAAAGGGCGACACCTTTACGGAGAACGCCCTGAGCAAGGCCAGGACCGTAGCCAGACTGACCGGCAGACCGGCGCTTGCCGATGATTCCGGTCTCGAGGTCGATGCCCTTGATGGCAAGCCGGGGGTCCTTTCCGCACGGTTTGCAGGCCAGGGGGCTACCGATGAAGAGAACAACGAGAAGCTCCTTGAGCTTTTGGAAGGAGTTCCACCGGAGAGAAGGGGTGCCTCGTTTCGTTGCGTCCTGGCGATTGTATGGCCGTCTGGGGAGGAGAGAATTATCGAAGAGGATTGCCGTGGCATGATCACCTCCGAGAGGAGGGGAACCGGGGGATTCGGTTACGATCCTCTCTTCTTTTTCCCTCCATTGGGCAAGACCTTTGCAGAGCTGGACCAGGACGAAAAGAACCGCGTGAGTCACAGGGGCAAGGCCTTGAGAAGACTGAAGGATGTGTTGAGACAGGAAGGGGAGGAGGGCAGGTCTTTGTGA